From Pristiophorus japonicus isolate sPriJap1 chromosome 7, sPriJap1.hap1, whole genome shotgun sequence, one genomic window encodes:
- the LOC139266904 gene encoding uncharacterized protein, whose amino-acid sequence MDRTLSGNNDPLQMLRDDCGYDQVDGRTLSITPLARDYETTAAPWGNGAWCVSTTATEMTITNKGGDTSCAIMNTDFCFTPHDETHINGYVINSELKEETINGTMIDSIREGYEKAIEPQGKLIPQLNEEQTRLEQDIRKQRLKYIILMEDIDKLQRDTEKMLAIQPWYKTLECWTQCTSASGDTDSVTYTGCSARGHLGHSTIVSL is encoded by the exons ATGGACCGGAcgctatcaggtaataatg ATCCACTACAAATGCTcagagatgactgtggatatgaccaagtggatgggcgcaccttgagtatcaccccactAGCCCGGGACTACGAAACCACTGCTGCTCCATGGGGAAatggggcatggtgtgtgagcaccacggcgactGAGATGACGATCACAAATAAAGGAGGAGATACCTCATGtgccatcatgaatactgacttctgctttaccccgcatgacgagacacacataaatggatacgttataaactctgaactgaaggaagaaaccatcaatgggacaatgatagactCTATCCGTgaagggtatgagaaggccatcgAGCCACAAGGAAAACTGATACcccaactgaatgaggaacaaactcgactggagcaggATATTCGGAAGCAAAGACTAAAATATATAATCCTGATGGAAGACATAGATAAACTGCAAAGAGacactgagaaaatgttggctattCAGCCGTGGTATAAGACTTTGGAATGCTGGACACAATGTACAAGTGCATCCGGGGATACGGATAGTGTCACatatactggttgtagtgcaaggggtcATCTTGGTCATTCTACTATTGTTAGCCTGTAA